The following are encoded in a window of Lichenicola cladoniae genomic DNA:
- a CDS encoding TonB-dependent receptor plug domain-containing protein, producing MRIRPIVASRMTAAGLALAASRLILPMTTALAQTPVSSGQIGEPTEQVTVTGSQIRQDTSSNTPITVITSKQLQDSNTVTLEQYLQKIPEFGQQGVNSNQNGGGEGVSFVELRNLGVTRTLVLIDGHRMVSSGTDTVNAVDLNNIPVSLVDHIEILRDGASAIYGSDAIAGVVNIILKKHFSGVMINAQEGISDRHDAQSYDFSGTAGYNFDKGNLLFNFEYSDRNPLPQNNRAWSQNKSLPDGSQSLGSTRTLGGLVQNPTAFDVVTGRSSINDRAFGNGVFRRFNPVTDDLLLNDYGYSSTQLDRRSFNALGHYEILPNVNLNIDELFTDHHAQQQLGPDAEGGDIVTNRYPNGFIIPASNPYNPYGVDVVDRTRRAEVGNRQYNESGSTYRLGIGLSGTILNRFDWEAGYKYGASNDKFTFTNQYNQTHILQVSGYLPCSAADAMQGCSVGNFFGRRIQVPERTPTPKTLFTPACPASNMLNCSLGVA from the coding sequence ATGCGTATCCGCCCGATTGTTGCCTCGAGAATGACCGCCGCGGGACTGGCGCTGGCCGCAAGCAGGTTGATCCTGCCGATGACTACGGCACTAGCTCAGACGCCCGTCTCGTCCGGGCAGATCGGAGAACCGACCGAACAGGTCACGGTGACCGGCTCACAAATCCGGCAGGACACGTCAAGCAACACGCCAATCACGGTCATAACCTCAAAGCAACTACAAGATTCGAACACAGTCACCCTGGAGCAGTATCTGCAGAAGATCCCTGAGTTTGGGCAGCAGGGGGTGAACTCCAACCAGAATGGCGGCGGCGAGGGTGTCTCATTCGTCGAATTACGGAATCTCGGCGTAACACGGACGCTTGTCCTGATTGACGGACACAGGATGGTCTCAAGCGGTACCGACACCGTCAACGCCGTTGACCTGAACAATATTCCGGTATCCTTAGTTGATCATATTGAAATCTTGCGCGACGGCGCCTCGGCAATCTACGGTTCGGATGCGATCGCCGGAGTTGTCAACATCATATTGAAGAAGCATTTCAGCGGGGTGATGATAAATGCTCAGGAGGGAATCAGTGATCGGCACGACGCACAATCCTACGACTTCAGCGGGACTGCAGGCTACAACTTCGACAAGGGCAACCTGCTTTTCAACTTCGAATACAGCGACCGCAATCCGCTGCCACAGAACAATCGGGCTTGGTCACAGAACAAGTCGCTCCCGGACGGCTCGCAAAGCCTAGGCAGTACGCGCACGCTGGGCGGCCTCGTGCAGAACCCGACAGCTTTTGACGTTGTCACCGGACGATCATCTATCAACGATCGGGCGTTCGGCAACGGAGTCTTTCGCCGCTTTAACCCCGTGACAGACGACCTGTTGCTGAACGACTACGGTTATTCAAGCACGCAACTTGACCGACGCAGCTTTAACGCTCTTGGCCATTACGAGATCCTGCCCAACGTCAATCTCAACATTGATGAGCTGTTTACGGACCATCATGCCCAGCAGCAACTTGGCCCTGACGCCGAAGGTGGCGATATCGTCACTAATCGTTACCCCAATGGCTTCATCATCCCAGCCTCTAACCCCTACAATCCCTATGGCGTAGATGTCGTCGATCGTACCCGGCGAGCGGAGGTCGGCAACCGGCAATATAACGAAAGCGGTTCAACGTACCGGCTGGGTATCGGCCTCTCCGGCACGATCCTGAATCGTTTTGATTGGGAAGCTGGATACAAGTACGGAGCATCCAACGACAAGTTTACGTTCACCAACCAATACAACCAGACGCACATCCTGCAGGTAAGCGGGTATCTGCCTTGCAGTGCCGCCGATGCCATGCAAGGTTGCAGCGTGGGTAACTTTTTCGGTCGGCGGATTCAAGTTCCGGAGCGAACACCCACGCCGAAGACTTTGTTTACACCAGCCTGCCCGGCCAGCAACATGCTGAATTGCTCGCTTGGCGTCGCGTAG